One window from the genome of Deltaproteobacteria bacterium CG2_30_66_27 encodes:
- a CDS encoding imidazole glycerol phosphate synthase subunit HisH — MGNLRSVSKALESLGFPTLVSGDPKALSSCRGIVFPGVGAFRDCMGNVVRQGLLPFLREYLDEGRPFLGICVGMQLLFSGSEEFGRHEGIGFFPGNVVRFPGDMPARDGGVLKVPHMGWNEVEVVGDPPALRGIPSGTYFYFVHSYYAAPENPGDVACRATYGVPFAAAVGRGNCLAVQFHPEKSQAAGLRLLGNFGRLCAEAAGLEGYRIHELKH; from the coding sequence ATGGGGAACCTGCGCAGCGTGAGCAAGGCCCTCGAGTCCCTCGGTTTCCCGACCCTCGTCAGCGGCGATCCGAAGGCGCTTTCCTCCTGTCGAGGGATCGTATTTCCCGGGGTCGGGGCGTTCCGCGACTGCATGGGGAACGTTGTCCGGCAGGGGCTGCTCCCGTTCCTTCGGGAATACCTCGACGAGGGAAGGCCATTCCTCGGCATCTGCGTGGGGATGCAGCTTCTCTTCTCCGGGAGCGAGGAGTTCGGCCGCCACGAGGGGATCGGCTTCTTCCCCGGAAACGTGGTCCGGTTCCCCGGCGACATGCCGGCCCGGGACGGAGGTGTGCTCAAGGTGCCGCACATGGGGTGGAACGAAGTGGAAGTGGTCGGCGATCCCCCGGCCCTCCGCGGAATCCCTTCCGGGACGTACTTCTACTTCGTGCACTCGTACTACGCCGCGCCCGAGAATCCCGGGGACGTGGCGTGCCGTGCGACGTACGGGGTGCCGTTCGCCGCCGCGGTGGGCCGGGGAAACTGCCTCGCCGTCCAGTTTCACCCCGAGAAGAGCCAGGCCGCGGGCCTGCGGCTCCTCGGGAACTTCGGCCGCCTTTGCGCGGAAGCCGCGGGGCTCGAAGGCTACCGTATTCATGAATTGAAGCACTGA